The following proteins are encoded in a genomic region of Primulina huaijiensis isolate GDHJ02 chromosome 3, ASM1229523v2, whole genome shotgun sequence:
- the LOC140973400 gene encoding uncharacterized protein isoform X2, which yields MVQNFLEENNEKPKCGRNLCNCFNGNCSDGCDDEYDSYKASSPVDACDILKSLVTSVCVSERNLLADTARIVEKNKISKRKDGFCREILTDSLAALGYNASICKSKWAKTPSFPAGEYEYVDVVIESERFFIDIDLRAEFEIARSTKAYKLVLQVLPNIFVGKADRLEKIIDIVSESAKQSLNKKGMPFPPWRKADYVKSKWLSPHTRHNLNNDADKKEEGLVEKTSSCDEIEFILVEKCSAVREINGGDDDSEKKSATPTVLPWEPPEIKPKISHKGSKIVAGLASIIQDKS from the exons ATGGTTCAGAATTTCCTCGAAGAGAACAACGAGAAGCCCAAGTGCGGTAGAAACCTATGCAATTGTTTCAATGGAAACTGTTCTGACGGCTGTGATGATGAGTATGATTCATACAAGGCTTCTTCCCCCGTGGATGCGTGCGACATCCTTAAG AGTTTGGTAACCTCTGTATGCGTCTCTGAGAGAAATCTGTTGGCTGACACTGCCAGAATAGTCGAGAAAAACAAGATCAGTAAGCGCAAAGATGGATTTTGCAGAGAAATCTTGACAGATAGCCTGGCAGCGCTTGGATACAATGCTTCAATCTGCAAATCAAAATGGGCGAAAACGCCCTCTTTTCCCGCAG GAGAATACGAATATGTAGATGTGGTAATCGAGTCCGAGAGATTTTTCATCGACATTGATTTGAGAGCAGAATTTGAAATTGCAAGATCCACGAAGGCGTACAAACTGGTCCTTCAAGTACTTCCCAACATATTCGTAGGGAAGGCCGATCGTCTCGAGAAGATAATCGACATCGTATCAGAATCAGCTAAACAGAGCTTGAACAAGAAGGGGATGCCTTTTCCTCCATGGCGCAAAGCAGATTACGTAAAATCCAAATGGCTTTCTCCTCACACTCGCCATAACTTGAACAACGATGCTGACAAGAAAGAGGAGGGATTGGTTGAAAAGACAAGTTCTTGTGATGAAATTGAGTTCATATTAGTAGAGAAATGCTCCGCCGTCAGGGAAATCAACGGCGGTGACGACGACAGCGAAAAGAAGAGTGCAACTCCAACGGTGCTGCCGTGGGAGCCGCCGGAGATTAAGCCTAAGATTTCGCACAAAGGAAGTAAGATTGTGGCTGGTCTAGCTTCAATAATTCAAGATAAATCGTAA
- the LOC140973400 gene encoding uncharacterized protein isoform X1: MPFPLKIQPVDLNTLPEKQVPASFEPLKPVVKSRIKRLFERQFSSVLKISALDKPPSADEQPNYCNKDVSEEFEPSSICLAKMVQNFLEENNEKPKCGRNLCNCFNGNCSDGCDDEYDSYKASSPVDACDILKSLVTSVCVSERNLLADTARIVEKNKISKRKDGFCREILTDSLAALGYNASICKSKWAKTPSFPAGEYEYVDVVIESERFFIDIDLRAEFEIARSTKAYKLVLQVLPNIFVGKADRLEKIIDIVSESAKQSLNKKGMPFPPWRKADYVKSKWLSPHTRHNLNNDADKKEEGLVEKTSSCDEIEFILVEKCSAVREINGGDDDSEKKSATPTVLPWEPPEIKPKISHKGSKIVAGLASIIQDKS; the protein is encoded by the exons ATGCCTTTCCCTTTGAAAATTCAGCCCGTCGATTTGAATACGCTGCCGGAGAAACAGGTTCCGGCAAGTTTCGAGCCGTTAAAGCCAGTAGTGAAGTCCCGGATCAAACGTCTTTTCGAGAGGCAATTCTCGAGTGTGCTGAAAATTTCTGCGCTAGATAAGCCGCCCAGCGCTGATGAGCAGCCGAATTATTGCAACAAGGATGTATCGGAGGAGTTTGAGCCTAGCTCAATCTGCCTGGCGAAAATGGTTCAGAATTTCCTCGAAGAGAACAACGAGAAGCCCAAGTGCGGTAGAAACCTATGCAATTGTTTCAATGGAAACTGTTCTGACGGCTGTGATGATGAGTATGATTCATACAAGGCTTCTTCCCCCGTGGATGCGTGCGACATCCTTAAG AGTTTGGTAACCTCTGTATGCGTCTCTGAGAGAAATCTGTTGGCTGACACTGCCAGAATAGTCGAGAAAAACAAGATCAGTAAGCGCAAAGATGGATTTTGCAGAGAAATCTTGACAGATAGCCTGGCAGCGCTTGGATACAATGCTTCAATCTGCAAATCAAAATGGGCGAAAACGCCCTCTTTTCCCGCAG GAGAATACGAATATGTAGATGTGGTAATCGAGTCCGAGAGATTTTTCATCGACATTGATTTGAGAGCAGAATTTGAAATTGCAAGATCCACGAAGGCGTACAAACTGGTCCTTCAAGTACTTCCCAACATATTCGTAGGGAAGGCCGATCGTCTCGAGAAGATAATCGACATCGTATCAGAATCAGCTAAACAGAGCTTGAACAAGAAGGGGATGCCTTTTCCTCCATGGCGCAAAGCAGATTACGTAAAATCCAAATGGCTTTCTCCTCACACTCGCCATAACTTGAACAACGATGCTGACAAGAAAGAGGAGGGATTGGTTGAAAAGACAAGTTCTTGTGATGAAATTGAGTTCATATTAGTAGAGAAATGCTCCGCCGTCAGGGAAATCAACGGCGGTGACGACGACAGCGAAAAGAAGAGTGCAACTCCAACGGTGCTGCCGTGGGAGCCGCCGGAGATTAAGCCTAAGATTTCGCACAAAGGAAGTAAGATTGTGGCTGGTCTAGCTTCAATAATTCAAGATAAATCGTAA